In Niallia sp. FSL W8-0635, one genomic interval encodes:
- a CDS encoding HNH endonuclease: MSFKLQIGEMRTEYLTDKEIWGHFNYIFSSKSKNSTTYKYVLIKSMLENLYNVNDSLELSYDRLFSSFAKIYWNLVIHHQLNQINMTGKKAEVQNILLDIQSQFNIPSTLVFDKLSPELQVEVINKVKKKCKLNVMGALYGDTDQTIYDFNNKTEMLRYNQTFYSFMQRFQRILNYLTNYQLAVFLEKFNEKGNTTNLLMKVENVSKRSSLDQFYFLLSSYYNGSCFYCGKSIKRKQLAHVDHFIPWSFVQTDQLWNLVISCSTCNLAKNDKLAEQDFLSLLIDRNEELLKEKKILIREDMKMYREKKLVELYTFSIDNGYTDFWRPKKRII; this comes from the coding sequence ATGAGCTTTAAATTGCAAATAGGAGAAATGCGAACAGAATATTTAACAGATAAGGAGATTTGGGGCCACTTTAATTATATTTTTTCCAGTAAGTCAAAGAACTCAACTACTTATAAGTATGTCCTTATTAAATCTATGTTGGAAAATTTATATAATGTGAATGATAGCTTAGAACTGTCTTATGATCGTTTATTCAGTAGTTTTGCAAAGATTTATTGGAATTTAGTTATCCATCATCAACTCAATCAAATTAATATGACAGGAAAAAAAGCAGAAGTACAGAATATTCTATTGGATATTCAATCCCAATTCAATATTCCAAGCACGTTAGTTTTTGATAAGTTATCTCCTGAGCTTCAAGTGGAAGTAATAAACAAAGTGAAAAAGAAATGTAAGCTCAATGTGATGGGAGCACTATATGGAGACACAGATCAAACAATTTATGATTTTAATAATAAAACAGAGATGCTTCGATATAATCAAACTTTTTACTCCTTTATGCAAAGATTTCAAAGGATTTTAAACTATTTAACAAATTATCAACTCGCCGTGTTCTTAGAGAAATTTAATGAAAAAGGAAACACCACTAATCTTCTAATGAAAGTCGAAAATGTCTCAAAAAGATCTTCATTGGATCAATTCTACTTTCTTTTATCGTCTTATTATAATGGGAGCTGTTTTTATTGTGGAAAATCAATTAAAAGAAAACAGCTTGCTCATGTAGATCACTTTATTCCATGGAGCTTTGTTCAAACTGATCAATTATGGAATTTAGTTATATCCTGTTCAACTTGTAATTTAGCGAAAAACGATAAACTTGCTGAACAAGATTTTTTATCTTTATTGATCGATCGAAATGAAGAACTTTTGAAAGAAAAGAAAATCCTGATAAGAGAAGATATGAAAATGTATCGAGAGAAAAAACTTGTGGAATTATATACTTTTTCAATTGATAATGGATATACAGATTTTTGGAGGCCGAAGAAGAGGATTATTTAA
- a CDS encoding DEAD/DEAH box helicase, with protein sequence MTEKELIVNSGSGNLLNELVQAIRECESFYFSVAFVNFSGLQLLLDSLKEAETNGIKGKIITSTYLNFTEGKALRKINEFSNIDLKVYVTDKEIGFHTKAYIFENKENYKVIIGSSNITQSALKSNVEWNVKIVSKEDTPFIHDVKKEYDHLWDITTEADDQFIDDYEEFVNSIISYTGKNHQLIYEKREYIIPNRMQKRAMENLNRLRTFGEKKALVIAATGTGKTYMSAFDVKQYQPKRMLFIVHREEILKKAKETFEKLLPNENIRFGLLTGNHKEKNADYIFTTIQTLSKCYSEFNKDYFDYIIFDEAHHATSNSYQSVIQYFDPKFTLGMTATPERTDNQNVFDLFNNNVAIEVRLHEALDDELVVPFHYFGITDIDEVDLSDVDINDITEITKRLKVNERVDFIIEKMLFYQHDGKKRKCLGFCASIEHARYMTEEFNKKGYKSACLTGEMNVDQRAHYINKLEDDTDDLEVIFSVDIFNEGVDIPTINTVLMLRPTNSPIVFIQQLGRGLRKYEGKSFLTVLDFIGNHSKTFLIAIALNGSRYYDKESLKVAIATGFANIPGSTHIQMDRISQERILAQIDRENFHSMKYLKEEYFEFKNLNSGKIPFFLVDYLKYDGAPDPIKFIDKEKSYLQFVAKVEKDNKLKELLLDTDFESALKELSSKLPLKRIYEFVILKTLLETNEITQQDAKQEILKYVERVDDDSIIHAFENLNQIYYDSMQKRGKLQLCTYENNKLIKTEPFKRILEKERLRIYVEDCIMYGIFRYEKEFKETYYGIPHFKLYEQYQMIDAALLSNYRKIHSSFRGSGLLTNGNEYFLYIDLHKEEDIKESINYKDKIIDESTFQWQTPNSTSQSSDRGKNIIYNKERGIHLHLFIRKYKEIDGKTEPYIYIGKGNTIEFEGDKPITVIMELEHTLPTKIYNEFVVKV encoded by the coding sequence ATGACAGAAAAGGAATTGATCGTAAACTCAGGTAGTGGAAATTTATTAAATGAGCTAGTTCAAGCTATTAGAGAGTGTGAAAGTTTTTATTTTAGTGTAGCATTTGTAAATTTTAGTGGACTACAGTTGCTATTAGATTCATTAAAAGAAGCAGAAACGAATGGGATAAAAGGGAAGATTATTACATCTACCTACTTGAATTTTACGGAAGGCAAAGCATTAAGAAAAATTAATGAATTTAGTAATATAGATTTAAAAGTGTATGTTACAGATAAAGAGATAGGATTTCACACTAAGGCATATATTTTCGAAAATAAAGAAAACTATAAGGTTATTATTGGTTCCTCTAATATTACACAGAGTGCATTAAAAAGTAATGTAGAATGGAATGTGAAAATCGTCTCTAAGGAAGATACTCCTTTTATCCATGATGTTAAAAAGGAATATGATCATTTATGGGATATTACGACAGAAGCAGATGACCAATTTATTGACGACTATGAGGAGTTTGTAAATTCTATTATCAGTTATACCGGTAAAAACCATCAGCTTATTTATGAAAAAAGGGAGTATATCATTCCTAATAGAATGCAAAAAAGAGCAATGGAAAATCTTAACCGGTTACGTACTTTCGGTGAAAAAAAGGCGTTGGTTATTGCTGCTACTGGTACCGGTAAAACGTATATGTCCGCCTTCGATGTAAAACAATATCAGCCAAAACGAATGCTGTTTATTGTACATAGAGAAGAAATATTGAAGAAAGCTAAAGAAACGTTTGAAAAACTATTACCAAATGAGAATATTAGATTTGGTTTATTAACGGGAAATCATAAAGAGAAAAATGCTGATTACATATTTACAACGATCCAGACTTTATCCAAATGCTATAGTGAGTTTAATAAAGATTATTTTGATTACATTATATTCGATGAGGCACATCATGCAACGAGTAATAGTTATCAATCGGTCATTCAATATTTTGATCCTAAATTTACACTTGGAATGACAGCCACGCCAGAGAGAACAGATAATCAAAATGTATTTGATCTTTTCAATAATAATGTTGCTATTGAAGTACGTCTACATGAGGCGTTAGATGATGAATTAGTTGTTCCTTTTCACTATTTTGGAATCACGGATATAGATGAAGTTGATTTAAGTGATGTGGATATTAATGATATTACTGAAATTACGAAAAGACTAAAAGTAAATGAACGAGTAGATTTTATCATTGAGAAAATGCTTTTTTATCAGCATGATGGTAAAAAAAGAAAGTGTTTGGGATTCTGTGCAAGTATTGAGCATGCGAGATATATGACGGAGGAATTCAACAAAAAAGGTTATAAAAGTGCTTGTTTGACCGGAGAAATGAATGTTGATCAAAGGGCTCATTATATCAATAAATTAGAAGATGATACTGATGATTTGGAAGTGATTTTTTCCGTTGATATTTTTAATGAAGGAGTAGATATTCCTACTATAAATACGGTTCTAATGTTACGCCCTACGAATTCACCAATTGTATTTATTCAACAATTAGGTAGAGGATTAAGGAAGTATGAGGGAAAAAGCTTTCTGACCGTCTTAGATTTTATCGGAAATCACAGTAAAACATTTTTAATTGCTATCGCTTTAAATGGAAGTAGATATTACGATAAAGAAAGCTTAAAGGTTGCTATCGCAACAGGTTTCGCTAATATTCCAGGTAGTACGCATATACAAATGGATCGAATATCTCAAGAAAGAATTTTAGCACAAATTGATAGAGAGAATTTTCATTCCATGAAGTATTTAAAGGAAGAGTACTTTGAATTTAAAAACCTTAACAGTGGGAAAATTCCCTTCTTTTTAGTGGATTATTTAAAATATGATGGAGCACCGGATCCCATTAAATTTATAGATAAAGAAAAAAGCTATCTTCAATTTGTTGCGAAAGTAGAAAAAGATAATAAGCTTAAAGAATTACTATTGGATACTGATTTTGAAAGTGCATTAAAGGAGTTATCCAGTAAACTTCCTCTTAAAAGGATATATGAGTTTGTTATATTAAAAACTTTGCTAGAAACAAATGAAATTACTCAGCAAGATGCAAAACAGGAAATTTTGAAGTATGTGGAAAGAGTGGATGATGACAGTATTATACATGCTTTTGAAAATTTAAACCAAATTTATTATGATAGTATGCAAAAGAGAGGAAAGCTTCAACTTTGTACATATGAGAATAATAAATTGATTAAAACGGAGCCTTTCAAGCGAATATTGGAAAAGGAACGACTTCGAATATATGTAGAAGATTGTATAATGTATGGAATTTTTCGATATGAAAAGGAATTTAAAGAAACTTATTATGGTATCCCGCATTTTAAATTATATGAACAATATCAAATGATTGATGCTGCTTTATTATCTAATTATCGCAAAATTCATAGTTCCTTTAGAGGATCGGGACTTTTAACAAATGGTAATGAGTATTTTCTTTATATAGATCTTCACAAGGAAGAAGACATTAAAGAAAGTATTAATTATAAAGATAAGATTATTGATGAGAGTACTTTCCAATGGCAAACACCAAATAGTACTAGTCAAAGTTCTGATAGAGGGAAGAATATTATTTACAATAAAGAAAGAGGGATACATTTACATTTATTTATTCGTAAATATAAAGAGATAGATGGGAAAACTGAGCCTTATATTTATATAGGGAAAGGGAATACGATAGAATTTGAAGGGGATAAACCAATTACTGTTATTATGGAGTTGGAGCATACATTACCAACTAAAATTTATAATGAGTTTGTAGTAAAGGTGTAA
- a CDS encoding DUF3231 family protein, which translates to MDKKHIKLTSTEITSIWEAYMNDAAINCKFHHFLEKVEDEEVKSLLQKSLDFTKGNLRTLEDIFQKEEYPVPYGFKIDMDVDLSSPKLYSDIYVLHYLHSAAQIALQGYSVNLTLVVRADMYSYFNECISQLTEIMREIKETLLSKGLYNRAPYLPVPDEVDFIKKQSFLTGFFGDKRPLSGPEITNLYSNYQRNALGVATMIGFSQVAQSKEVTQFFLRGKELAKKHCQVFGSILAKEDLPEPMTLETEVTDSTSYTYSDKLMMFYVTALIALSIGYYGTAMAMSPRRDIGLKYIQLTQEILAYAEDGANIMIDNGWLEQPPMALNRNKLAKEK; encoded by the coding sequence TTGGATAAAAAGCATATAAAGTTGACTTCCACAGAGATAACTTCAATTTGGGAAGCATATATGAATGATGCGGCTATAAATTGTAAATTTCACCACTTTTTAGAAAAAGTAGAAGATGAGGAAGTAAAGTCATTACTTCAGAAATCTTTGGATTTTACAAAAGGAAATCTCAGAACTTTGGAAGATATTTTTCAAAAGGAAGAATATCCAGTTCCTTATGGATTTAAAATAGATATGGATGTAGATCTTTCTTCTCCTAAACTTTATTCAGATATTTACGTATTGCACTATTTACATTCAGCAGCCCAAATTGCTCTGCAAGGTTACAGCGTGAATTTAACTTTAGTGGTAAGGGCAGATATGTATAGCTATTTTAATGAATGTATTTCACAGTTAACCGAAATAATGAGGGAAATAAAAGAGACTTTGTTATCGAAAGGTCTATATAATAGAGCTCCTTATTTGCCGGTACCTGATGAAGTAGACTTTATCAAGAAACAAAGTTTTCTTACAGGCTTTTTTGGAGATAAACGTCCGTTATCTGGCCCTGAAATAACCAATTTATATTCTAATTATCAAAGAAATGCATTAGGTGTAGCTACTATGATTGGATTTAGTCAAGTTGCGCAATCAAAAGAGGTCACCCAATTTTTTCTTAGAGGAAAGGAATTAGCTAAAAAGCACTGTCAAGTGTTTGGTTCTATCTTAGCCAAAGAAGACCTTCCTGAGCCCATGACCTTGGAAACGGAGGTGACAGATTCTACCTCATATACTTATTCAGATAAATTAATGATGTTTTATGTAACAGCATTAATTGCCCTTAGTATTGGTTATTATGGGACAGCAATGGCAATGAGCCCTAGAAGAGACATAGGTCTGAAATATATTCAACTTACACAAGAAATACTTGCTTATGCTGAGGATGGAGCCAATATAATGATTGATAATGGCTGGTTAGAACAACCACCAATGGCACTTAACCGGAATAAGCTAGCAAAAGAGAAGTAA
- a CDS encoding ABC transporter substrate-binding protein, with protein sequence MLFNNRSTLMLMLAVLLLLVACSNSTTNGTANTSEEKNLFIGMVNPPIAFNTINSSDVASQYIEGFMFDSLLDMPESLNFTPKLAESFDTTDNQTYTIKINAKANWSDGTPVTAEDAAFTLNLIANPNVETHVGNFLTPLDGLDNGKLAEGVSEIPSVKVIDEKTLEFKTTKPVDPNMIKEQLGVKLMILPKHILKDVDPKELSKHPFMQNPTVINGPFKFVQYKKDQYVEFEKNLDYYLGTPKLDKIFVKIMPASNLVAQLQTGEIHMNNTLGKIAVQDYETVKKIENVKTELQQTIGFQLIVFNMETIKDAKLRQAIAYAINRESIVDDLLKGTGEIIDGPYTSLNPYLNKNLTKYTYDPEKAKQLLAESGWDINQTLDFVVPLGNKVREQSANIIVQNLEDIGIKVKTATYDFPSSLQMAKEGDYDLYLLGNALTVDPDVSSMYASNGSFNFMNYNNPKVDQLLADGKAEPIAEKRKVIYDELQEIWEADLPVLTLYSDYNFAAISDSVSYGGVNILDASVDYHLWDLE encoded by the coding sequence ATGTTGTTTAATAATCGGAGCACTTTAATGCTCATGCTTGCTGTATTGCTATTACTTGTTGCTTGTAGTAATAGTACAACAAATGGTACTGCCAATACTTCCGAGGAGAAAAATTTATTTATTGGAATGGTTAATCCACCAATTGCATTTAACACCATTAATTCATCAGATGTAGCCTCACAGTACATAGAAGGATTCATGTTTGACTCATTATTAGATATGCCAGAATCCTTGAACTTTACTCCGAAATTAGCCGAATCCTTTGATACAACAGATAATCAAACCTATACTATTAAAATAAATGCAAAAGCCAATTGGTCAGATGGGACCCCTGTTACAGCGGAAGATGCTGCCTTCACCTTGAATTTGATTGCCAACCCAAATGTGGAAACACATGTAGGTAATTTTCTGACTCCACTTGACGGGTTAGATAATGGGAAACTGGCAGAAGGGGTGTCTGAAATCCCTTCCGTAAAGGTGATTGACGAGAAAACCTTGGAATTTAAAACAACAAAACCAGTTGATCCAAATATGATTAAAGAGCAACTCGGTGTAAAATTAATGATTTTGCCTAAGCATATTTTAAAAGATGTCGATCCTAAAGAACTATCAAAGCATCCATTTATGCAAAATCCAACCGTTATAAATGGACCTTTTAAATTTGTTCAGTACAAAAAAGACCAATATGTAGAATTTGAAAAGAATCTTGATTACTATCTAGGGACACCGAAGCTGGATAAAATCTTTGTGAAGATAATGCCGGCTTCCAATTTAGTCGCACAGCTCCAAACAGGTGAAATTCATATGAATAATACTTTAGGAAAGATAGCTGTACAGGATTATGAAACAGTTAAGAAAATTGAAAATGTCAAAACAGAATTGCAGCAAACGATTGGTTTTCAATTAATCGTATTTAATATGGAGACGATAAAAGACGCAAAGCTAAGACAAGCAATTGCCTATGCAATTAACCGTGAATCGATTGTAGATGATCTTCTTAAAGGGACAGGAGAAATAATTGATGGACCGTATACCTCCTTAAATCCTTATTTAAATAAGAACTTAACCAAATACACCTACGATCCAGAGAAAGCAAAACAATTACTTGCTGAATCTGGTTGGGATATAAACCAAACATTAGATTTTGTCGTTCCACTCGGAAATAAGGTGCGGGAACAATCAGCCAATATCATCGTCCAGAATTTAGAGGATATCGGCATAAAGGTCAAAACAGCTACCTATGATTTCCCGTCTTCACTCCAAATGGCAAAAGAAGGAGACTACGATCTGTATTTATTAGGAAATGCTCTAACGGTAGATCCAGATGTATCATCCATGTATGCCAGCAACGGCTCGTTTAACTTTATGAACTACAATAATCCAAAAGTAGATCAATTATTGGCTGATGGCAAAGCAGAACCAATCGCAGAAAAAAGAAAAGTAATTTACGATGAACTACAGGAGATCTGGGAAGCGGATTTGCCAGTTCTTACCCTTTATTCAGATTACAATTTTGCAGCTATATCTGATAGTGTCTCTTATGGGGGAGTTAATATATTGGATGCTAGCGTGGATTATCATTTGTGGGATTTGGAATGA
- the aiiA gene encoding quorum-quenching N-acyl homoserine lactonase AiiA — protein sequence MIERLYWLPTGKLTLDHSSLNQKLKPGKLVTLQIWSYLLETKDGPIIIDTGMPESFIENPGYFDHTPYEGLFLPDMRKEDHILAVLNRIGYKPDDIQAIISSHLHMDHAGGNSLFPKTPIFVQHAELDVAIGNDSYAPPECTQADLNYKAIQGDYELMPGIQLLFTPGHTPGHQSILITTKQSGPILLTVDLAYTKENYEDEIPFATFNQQMANESIRKIKSLMAEIRPTHIFYGHDLGQATTQKTYPDFS from the coding sequence ATGATAGAAAGACTTTACTGGTTACCAACTGGAAAGTTAACGCTTGATCATTCGTCTTTAAATCAAAAATTAAAGCCTGGAAAGCTTGTAACCTTGCAAATATGGTCCTATCTGCTAGAGACAAAGGATGGACCAATCATCATTGATACAGGTATGCCAGAATCATTTATTGAAAATCCAGGTTATTTTGATCATACGCCATATGAAGGTTTATTCTTACCTGATATGAGAAAGGAAGATCATATTCTTGCTGTTTTAAATAGAATTGGCTATAAACCTGATGACATTCAAGCAATCATTTCTTCCCATTTACACATGGACCACGCAGGTGGAAATTCACTGTTTCCCAAAACACCCATATTTGTTCAACATGCAGAGTTGGATGTTGCCATTGGAAATGATAGTTATGCTCCACCAGAATGCACTCAAGCTGATTTAAATTATAAGGCCATTCAAGGCGATTACGAACTTATGCCTGGAATTCAACTTCTATTTACTCCTGGCCATACACCAGGACATCAATCAATTCTAATTACAACGAAGCAATCCGGTCCTATTTTATTGACGGTTGATTTAGCCTATACAAAAGAAAATTATGAAGATGAAATTCCATTTGCTACATTCAATCAACAAATGGCTAATGAATCGATCAGAAAAATAAAAAGCCTTATGGCTGAGATACGTCCAACTCACATTTTTTATGGTCATGACTTGGGCCAAGCTACTACACAGAAAACTTACCCAGACTTTTCTTAG
- a CDS encoding nucleoside triphosphate pyrophosphohydrolase gives MPVHNKLVRDKIPQIITSTGKKYTTKILSDSEYIHELRMKSLEELKEYLEAPNRESALEELADVLEILHALANYHQSSFKEIDQIRKQKAEDRGEFKERIYLVEVED, from the coding sequence ATGCCAGTCCACAACAAACTAGTAAGAGATAAAATACCACAAATCATCACATCGACAGGAAAAAAATATACAACGAAAATCTTGTCTGATTCAGAATACATACATGAGTTAAGAATGAAAAGCCTAGAAGAATTAAAGGAATACTTAGAAGCACCAAATCGTGAAAGTGCTTTAGAAGAATTAGCAGATGTTTTAGAGATTTTACATGCTTTAGCGAACTATCATCAATCAAGCTTCAAAGAAATTGACCAAATTAGAAAACAAAAAGCAGAAGACCGTGGTGAGTTTAAAGAAAGAATATATTTAGTAGAAGTAGAAGATTGA
- a CDS encoding (deoxy)nucleoside triphosphate pyrophosphohydrolase — MKKTVNVVAGIIENDQNEVLCALRSPQMTIPNRWEFPGGKVEKGEDIFTALEREIKEELGCMIKAEELFHEHTHEYDTFIITLLCIKAKIIDGTPTASEHSKLVWLKRENLDSLNWAPADIPAVTALINEK, encoded by the coding sequence TTGAAAAAAACAGTAAATGTAGTAGCAGGAATTATCGAAAACGATCAAAATGAAGTATTATGTGCACTTCGATCACCTCAAATGACTATTCCAAATAGATGGGAATTTCCTGGTGGCAAGGTAGAAAAGGGAGAGGATATCTTTACAGCACTCGAAAGAGAAATTAAGGAAGAACTAGGATGTATGATAAAGGCAGAAGAGCTTTTCCATGAACATACACATGAATATGACACTTTTATCATTACTTTATTATGTATTAAAGCTAAAATTATCGACGGAACTCCAACGGCTAGTGAACATTCTAAACTAGTATGGCTAAAGAGAGAAAATTTAGATTCATTAAACTGGGCACCTGCAGATATTCCAGCAGTTACTGCATTAATAAATGAAAAGTAA
- a CDS encoding M20 metallopeptidase family protein: MLSNWNLELEEMYNKMVEWRRFMHQYPELSNQEYKTSKLIASILSEYGIEKKINVGGMGVIGYIKGAQPGKTIALRADFDALPIQDEKEVPYKSKVAGVMHACGHDGHTATLLAVGKVLQENREQLAGNVVLLFQHAEEGGGGARKMIADNCLEGVDAIFANHLWSLIPTGTISYTKGYTTAAGDGFQIKIKGKGGHGSSPHDTIDSIAVAGQLINQLQYIVSRRVNPQKTAVVTIGSIHAGDASNVIADSAILKGTVRTYEKEVQQLVEEAMNDAIKGICLSSKADYEFDYYHGVAGVYNHPNETEIFAKSVKDSLTELNVEEVPALLVSEDFANYLEEKPGMLFFTGAGNEALGAVYPHHHPKFDFDERAMLNAGKAMLSIIHYYLVENALEVISPYNAVK; this comes from the coding sequence ATGTTAAGTAATTGGAATCTAGAGTTAGAGGAAATGTATAACAAAATGGTGGAATGGCGCAGGTTTATGCATCAATATCCTGAATTATCAAATCAAGAATATAAAACGTCAAAGCTGATTGCATCTATTTTATCAGAATATGGGATTGAGAAGAAAATAAATGTGGGGGGAATGGGAGTAATCGGCTATATAAAGGGAGCGCAACCAGGAAAAACAATAGCGTTAAGAGCTGACTTTGATGCATTGCCTATTCAGGATGAAAAAGAAGTACCATATAAATCTAAAGTAGCCGGAGTCATGCACGCATGTGGACATGATGGGCATACTGCAACTCTATTAGCAGTTGGTAAGGTATTGCAGGAAAACAGAGAGCAATTAGCAGGGAATGTTGTTCTTCTCTTTCAACATGCGGAGGAAGGTGGTGGAGGAGCAAGAAAAATGATTGCAGATAATTGTCTCGAAGGAGTAGATGCCATATTTGCCAATCACTTATGGAGTTTAATTCCGACTGGTACTATATCCTATACGAAAGGATATACAACAGCAGCAGGAGATGGATTCCAGATTAAAATTAAAGGGAAAGGTGGTCATGGATCTTCTCCACATGATACCATTGATTCTATTGCTGTAGCTGGTCAGCTGATTAATCAGCTTCAATACATAGTAAGTCGAAGAGTGAATCCCCAAAAAACAGCTGTTGTGACTATCGGCTCCATTCATGCAGGGGATGCTAGCAATGTAATAGCTGACTCTGCAATATTAAAAGGAACGGTGCGAACCTATGAAAAAGAAGTGCAGCAATTAGTAGAGGAAGCGATGAATGATGCAATTAAAGGTATCTGCTTGAGTTCAAAGGCTGATTATGAATTTGATTATTACCATGGAGTAGCTGGGGTTTATAATCATCCAAATGAAACAGAGATATTTGCCAAATCAGTGAAAGATTCTCTGACAGAATTGAATGTGGAAGAAGTGCCAGCACTGTTAGTAAGTGAGGATTTTGCCAATTATCTGGAGGAAAAGCCAGGTATGCTTTTCTTTACTGGAGCAGGAAATGAGGCTTTAGGAGCTGTATATCCCCATCACCATCCTAAATTTGACTTTGACGAAAGGGCAATGTTAAATGCAGGAAAAGCAATGCTCTCCATCATTCATTATTATCTAGTGGAAAATGCGTTAGAAGTTATATCCCCATACAATGCGGTAAAGTAA